Proteins from one Falco naumanni isolate bFalNau1 chromosome 2, bFalNau1.pat, whole genome shotgun sequence genomic window:
- the TSC22D1 gene encoding TSC22 domain family protein 1 isoform X3, with the protein MNAQCCRPVAMDLGVYQLRHFSISFLSSLLGTDNSSLRLDSSSSGASVVAIDNKIEQAMDLVKSHLMYAVREEVEVLKEQIKELIEKNSQLEQENTLLKTLASPEQLAQFQAQLQTGSPPSSSQSQGTTQQPAQPASQGSGPSA; encoded by the exons ATGAATGCCCAATGTTGTAGACCAGTGGCAATGGATCTAGGAGTTTATCAACTAAGACATTTCTCAATTTCCTTCTTATCGTCCTTGCTGGGCACCGACAACTCGTCCCTGAGGCTCGACAGTAG CTCCTCTGGTGCAAGCGTGGTAGCTATCGACAACAAAATCGAGCAAGCGATG gaTCTGGTAAAGAGTCACTTGATGTACGCGGTAAGGGAGGAAGTGGAGGTCCTCAAAGAGCAAATCAAAGAGCTGATAGAGAAGAACTCCCAGCTGGAGCAAGAAAACACTCTGCTAAAAACACTGGCCAGCCCGGAGCAGCTTGCCCAGTTccaagcacagctgcagactgGTTCCCCGCCTTCCTCTTCCCAGTCACaagggacaacacagcagccTGCTCAGCCGGCATCACAGGGGTCAGGGCCTTCAGCATAG
- the TSC22D1 gene encoding TSC22 domain family protein 1 isoform X4 yields the protein MSGYLIRLRAGGSGRLHRLLYCSGASRSSGASVVAIDNKIEQAMDLVKSHLMYAVREEVEVLKEQIKELIEKNSQLEQENTLLKTLASPEQLAQFQAQLQTGSPPSSSQSQGTTQQPAQPASQGSGPSA from the exons ATGTCGGGATATTTGATccggctgcgggcggggggctcgggGCGGCTTCACAGGTTGCTTTACTGCAGTGGAGCATCCCG CTCCTCTGGTGCAAGCGTGGTAGCTATCGACAACAAAATCGAGCAAGCGATG gaTCTGGTAAAGAGTCACTTGATGTACGCGGTAAGGGAGGAAGTGGAGGTCCTCAAAGAGCAAATCAAAGAGCTGATAGAGAAGAACTCCCAGCTGGAGCAAGAAAACACTCTGCTAAAAACACTGGCCAGCCCGGAGCAGCTTGCCCAGTTccaagcacagctgcagactgGTTCCCCGCCTTCCTCTTCCCAGTCACaagggacaacacagcagccTGCTCAGCCGGCATCACAGGGGTCAGGGCCTTCAGCATAG
- the TSC22D1 gene encoding TSC22 domain family protein 1 isoform X6, which translates to MDLVKSHLMYAVREEVEVLKEQIKELIEKNSQLEQENTLLKTLASPEQLAQFQAQLQTGSPPSSSQSQGTTQQPAQPASQGSGPSA; encoded by the exons ATG gaTCTGGTAAAGAGTCACTTGATGTACGCGGTAAGGGAGGAAGTGGAGGTCCTCAAAGAGCAAATCAAAGAGCTGATAGAGAAGAACTCCCAGCTGGAGCAAGAAAACACTCTGCTAAAAACACTGGCCAGCCCGGAGCAGCTTGCCCAGTTccaagcacagctgcagactgGTTCCCCGCCTTCCTCTTCCCAGTCACaagggacaacacagcagccTGCTCAGCCGGCATCACAGGGGTCAGGGCCTTCAGCATAG